A window of the Dictyostelium discoideum AX4 chromosome 4 chromosome, whole genome shotgun sequence genome harbors these coding sequences:
- a CDS encoding phospholipase D — protein sequence MFVLQIHSVTFYNSSTQTKSRNVFLDISNENQPSRRYFVGRFSTSSTKSCESIIHISKTPITVHLSYGPLMYHDLGPQTIYDFLYEDKKNLGQKKFLTFGRRGPLYHVCYSIQPVKYSYGFSLSRISCLKQITSYKDQLYAEVEFNHSTQSIGPGPTNRYHLGSFVSHDVTDIHSVHNLSFQSLVNFVLTFYIKTSTAEYVLGTLKFTPIYEMPNNNNNNNNNNNNNNNNNNNSTSSSSSISSNNKSSPTLPPILTTNNVKNTSNNNNNKNIYLPKDLKITPIGNNSNNNNNNNNNYSNWIIKTNDINDLKDKQNTGGLYCYRNSDDNVHTFLQNESSISKKITLTSPEGKGSYEFVFNLLKTDFMMISSTQDNQNQTTNYEAEHIDFSHKHNQINSTSTLKFSSNQQQQQQQQQQQQQQQQKLPSHYSIDQSNEYNQNNNNNNNENLEISTNSFSIQTEDNQVEVLIDGLQTFRRYYEIMMNSQHSISILAWELTFSFGLVMTKNVKSELPLHVDPMSKWITLEDVLISKVLDGVNVRIIVWRHELLSHVTRFLYLGEVTIEREVSKLEKRCKRLGVVCNVFHTHNMPGLDSEFADINSPYLHYDHSKSQQQQQQSSKNNNNHNNHNNNNHNNNSSEKLKNDKKKKQHVPSITVVIVGNPQGILSSHHEKLLLVDSECPDHCVAFTGGFDIARGRYDQPLHQIPRPYIPVNINKSTSTTTPPSTLPISTQKSPSNSNNNKQEEQQIQDEEIEEEPQLLNTNNKVLSNKPIRYTGRNVQPILRQIRFLWHDIQILLRGPSTQHLRLHFFQRWIHAFSQNVSITRTASLDVLPSSITCTKNHNTLPKQHVIHNDPAKVYNHCSVRLFRTWKGVIDNNMMFDEYAKMILNAKEFLYVEHQYPFQNFTLTYYMCEALKANPKLHLLVVTPVKTDLPSGLVGELFDWSQDHIIKHLHLIHSIAPDRVGIYGLVQQDHETNRLKPIYIHSKLFIVDDTILNVGSTNMDNMSFFHSSELCASITEPILAKETRVTLAKEHLGKHYTKSMESNFIDMFNAFRKVSEENYERLRYKRLLIGRPISLTPADKYEFILKKIYYPNKFTKILYKMGLDSEEWLNKMFNPSSWMNLFKPKL from the exons ATGTTTGTTTTACAAATTCATAGTGTAACATTTTATAATTCATCGACACAAACTAAATCGAGAAATGTATTTTTAGAtatatcaaatgaaaatcaacCATCAAGAAGATATTTTGTAGGTAGAttttcaacatcatcaacaaagtCATGTGAGTCAATAATTCATATTTCAAAAACACCAATTACAGTGCACTTATCATATGGTCCATTAATGTATCATGATTTAGGTCCACAAACAATCTATGATTTCTTGTATGaagataaaaagaatttaggTCAAAAAAAg TTTTTAACATTTGGAAGAAGAGGACCATTATATCATGTTTGTTATTCTATTCAACCAGTTAAATATTCATATGGATTTTCATTAAGTAGAATAAGTtgtttaaaacaaattacaTCATACAAAGATCAATTATATGCAGAGGTAGAGTTTAATCATAGTACTCAAAGTATTGGACCTGGTCCAACAAATAGATATCATTTAGGTAGTTTTGTTTCTCATGATGTAACTGATATTCATTCTGTTCACAATT TATCGTTTCAGAGTTTagttaattttgttttaacattttatataaaaacatCAACAGCTGAATATGTATTGGGaactttaaaatttacaCCAATTTATGAAAtgccaaataataataataataataataataataataataataataataataataataataatagtaccaGTAGCAGTAGCAGtattagtagtaataataaatcatcaccaacattaccaccaattttaacaacaaataatgtaaaaaatactagtaataataataataataaaaatatttatttaccaaaggatttaaaaataacgccaattggtaataatagtaataataataataataataataataattattcaaattggataattaaaaccaatgatatcaatgatttaaaagataaGCAAAATACAGGTGGATTATATTGTTATAGAAATTCAGATGATAATGTACATACATTCCTTCAGAATGAATCGAGTATCTCTAAAAAGATTACATTAACATCACCAGAAGGAAAAGGTTCAtatgaatttgtttttaatcttttaaaaactGATTTCATGATGATTAGTTCAACCCAagataatcaaaatcaaactaCAAATTATGAAGCTGAACATATTGATTTTAGTCATAAgcataatcaaataaattcaacTTCAACTTTAAAATTTAGTAGTaatcaacagcaacaacaacaacaacaacaacaacaacaacagcaacaacaaaaattacCATCTCATTATTCCATCGATCAAAGTAATgaatataatcaaaataataataataataataatgaaaatttagaaatatcaacaaattcatttAGTATTCAAACTGAGGATAATCAAGTTGAAGTATTAATTGATGGATTACAAACATTTAGAAGGTATTAtgaaataatgatgaattcACAACATAGTATAAGTATTTTGGCATGGGAATTAACATTTTCATTTGGTTTAGTTATGACAAAGAATGTTAAATCTGAATTACCACTTCATGTTGATCCAATGTCAAAATGGATAACATTAGAAGATGTATTAATCTCAAAGGTATTGGATGGTGTCAATGTTAGAATCATAGTTTGGAGACATGAATTATTATCTCACGTCACTAGATTCCTTTATTTAGGTGAAGTCACCATTGAACGTGAAGTTTCAAAATTAGAGAAAAGATGTAAACGTTTAGGTGTAGTTTGTAATGTTTTTCATACTCATAATATGCCCGGCTTAGATTCAGAATTTGCTGATATAAATAGTCCATATTTACATTATGATCATTCaaaatcacaacaacaacaacaacaatcttcaaaaaataataataatcacaacaatcacaataataataatcacaaTAACAATTCAAgcgaaaaattaaaaaatgataaaaaaaagaaacaacatGTTCCAAGTATTACagttgtaattgttggtaATCCACAAGGTATTTTATCATCACAtcatgaaaaattattattggtagaTTCTGAATGTCCTGATCATTGTGTTGCTTTTACTGGTGGTTTTGATATTGCTAGAGGTAGATATGATCAACCATTACATCAAATACCAAGACCATACATTCCtgttaatataaataaatcaacatcaacaacaaccccTCCTTCAACTTTACCAATATCAACTCAAAAATCACCATcaaacagtaataataataaacaagaggaacaacaaattcaagatgaagaaattgaagaagaaccacaattattaaatacaaataataaagtattatcaaataaaccaATAAGATATACTGGTAGAAATGTTCAACCAATTTTAAGACAAATTAGATTCTTATGGCAtgatattcaaattttattgaGAGGACCAAGTACACAACATTTAAGATTACATTTCTTTCAACGTTGGATTCATGCATTCTCTCAAAATGTATCAATTACAAGAACTGCATCATTGGATGTATTGCCAAGTTCAATAACATGTACAAAGAATCATAACACTCTACCCAAACAACATGTAATTCATAATGATCCTGCAAAAGTTTATAATCATTGTTCAGTACGTTTATTTAGAACTTGGAAAGGTGTTATCGATAATAACATGATGTTTGACGAATACGccaaaatgattttaaatgcAAAGGAATTCCTATACGTAGAACATCAATAtccatttcaaaattttaccCTCACCTATTATATGTGTGAAGCATTAAAAGCAAATCCAAAACTTCATCTATTGGTTGTAACTCCAGTTAAAACTGATTTACCAAGTGGTTTAGTTGGCGAATTATTCGACTGGTCTCAAGATCATATCATCAAACATCTTCATTTAATTCATAGTATTGCACCCGATAGAGTTGGTATCTATGGTTTAGTACAACAAGATCATGAAACCAATCGTCTGAAACCAATTTACATTCATTCCAAATTGTTTATCGTTGATGATACCATTCTAAACGTCGGTAGTACCAATATGGATAATATGAGTTTCTTTCACTCGAGCGAACTTTGTGCCTCTATAACCGAACCAATATTGGCAAAAGAAACTCGTGTCACTTTAGCAAAAGAACATTTAGGAAAACATTATACAAAAAGTATGGAATCAAACTTTATCGATATGTTTAATGCTTTCAGAAAAGTATCAGAAGAGAATTATGAACGTTTACGTTATAAAAGATTACTCATCGGAAGACCAATCTCTCTAACACCTGCAGATAAATATGAATTCatattgaaaaagatttattatccaaataaatttacaaaaattttatataaaatggGTTTAGATTCTGAAGAATggttaaataaaatgtttaacCCATCGAGTTGgatgaatttatttaaaccaaaattataa
- the snrpA1 gene encoding U2 small nuclear ribonucleoprotein A' (Similar to LRR): protein MRLTAELILKSPDYINPCKDRELNLRGNKISSIENLGATKNQFDTIDFSDNEISKVENFPKLERVKTLLFNNNHIKSFEEDFGSSLPHLRALILSNNRINNLSDLEPLTKLSEIKFISLLENPVSKKPNYRLYLIHLVPHLKIIDFRKVKKIEREESKKLFGQSKLILEKYSTDKNKDKSKTFEPGEGVNNNSSNNNNNNNKISSTPVKKLTEEEKKSIRLQIDNAKTMEEINILEAKLRTGDI from the exons ATGAGACTCACAGCAGAACTCATATTGAAATCACCAGATTATATAAACCCATGTAAGGATagagaattaaatttaagaggtaataaaatttcaagtATTGAAAATTTAGGTGCTACCAAG aaCCAATTTGAtacaattgatttttcagataatgaaattagcaaagttgaaaattttccaaaattaGAAAGAGTgaaaactttattatttaataataatcatattaAAAGTTTTGAAGAAGATTTTGGAAGTAGTCTTCCTCATTTAAGAGCATTGATTCttagtaataatagaataaataatttatcagatCTCGAACCATTAACAAAATTATCAGAAATCAAGTTTATTAGTTTACTTGAAAATCCAGTTTCAAAGAAACCAAATTATCgtttatatttaatacatTTAGTAcctcatttaaaaattatagatTTTAGAAAAGTTAAGAAAATA GAAAGGGaagaatcaaaaaaattatttggtcaatcaaaattaattttggaaaaataTAGTacagataaaaataaagataaatcaaAGACATTTGAACCTGGTGAAGGTgtgaataataatagtagtaataataataataataataacaaaatatCCTCAACTCCAGTTAAGAAACTCACtgaagaagaaaagaaatcgATTAGATTACAAATTGATAATGCGAAAACTATggaagaaattaatattttagaaGCTAAATTAAGAACTGGTGACatctaa